The segment CGTGACGGCGGCATTGGCACCGGGGTGTGCGGCGCCCCCGTTGTTCACCACGGGTGTGACTCCCTGATCGTGGCCCGTGGTTGCGTTGTTGGTTGATGCGTTGTCCGTGGGATTGGAGCGATTCGAGTTCGTATCGAGTGCATTCCGTTGCATGCTCGACTCCAATCCCTCGTCGCTTCGAGTCTTCGACGAATCAAGTCGCATCGTTTGCTCTCGCTGCAACCCAGCACGCATTGCTTTCAATCGGTTCATCACCGACAAGGCCGTCGGCGGTCGGTCAGCAGGATCCTTTTCAAGGAGTTGATGAACCAGTTCCACAAGCGCATCGGGAAGGGACGGATCCACCAGATCTAATGGCGTGACGGGATCGGTGCGAAGAGCCTTGATCACGGCGGTAACGTTTTTGCCTTTAAAGGGAGGCCGGCCGGTGAGCATCGCGTACATCACGCTGCCGAGAGCGTAGAGATCGGTCCGCACCGTCACGCCATGGCTATCCGCTTGCTCGGGTGCCATGTAGTCTGCGGTCCCCAACACGCTTCCCGCCAGCGTTTGCTCCCCGAAACCAAACAATTTTGCGATCCCGAAATCGACCAATTTGATGGAGTGATCGAGAGTCAGGAGCAGATTGGCTGGTTTCAAGTCGCGATGAATCACGCCGATGTCATGGGCGTGCTTTAGCGCCGAACAGATTTCAATCGCGATATCGATGGTCGATTGCCAATCTATCTTTTTTTCTCGGCGGATTCGCTGCTGTAACGATTCGCCTTCGACCAGTTCCATCGAATAAAAAAGTTGCCCCTCTTCTTCTCCGTAGCCGACCAAGCGAACGATGCCCTTGTGACGGAGTCGCTTGAGCGTTTCGACTTCCGCAGCAAAACGGCGCCGGAATCGGGGTTCATCCGCAATGTGTTGTGAGATCAGCTTGACGGCAACTTTTTCGCCTGTTTTTGCATGCACGCCTGAATACACCGCGCCCATTCCGCCGCGACCGAGAGTTTCACCGATACGGTAGGGGCCAAGGAACTCGGGTGATGTCATGGCGTTAGCATTTTCAAAGGGGAGAAATGGCCGTGTTCAAGAAAAGGGGGCAACGCGTTTTCCCCAGGGGTACGGGGTGCATTATAGGCGACACGTCTGGTTCACGTCATCTCGCCGGACCGTGGACTTGGGAAGCTTGAGAAAAGCCTGGAAAAAGCCCGGAAACTGCGATTCTACTTTTCCGCTTCAATCCGTAAGATCCCGGTCATGAATGCAATCCAATCGATCTTCCGCAGTCAATCGTCTCGTGGCCGGTTTGCGCTGGCCTGTTTGAGCCTGTTGCTGCTCTGGCTCGCACAACCGCCGTTGAAACTTTGGCCGCTCGCGATGGTCGCCTTGGTGCCCTTGCTGAGTTGGATCGCCACATTGACAACGCTCTGCCGGCGAGACGTCTTCGCCATCTGGGCCGTCTCGGCATGCTACTGGATGGTGTCGCTACAAGGAATTCGGCATGCGCACCCGATCATGTACGTCAGTTTGATCCTTTTGGCGGCGTACCTTGGTGTCTACGTGCCTCTTTTCGTACTGCTCTGTCGACGTCTTCTTCGTCTTCACCTCCCGCTTGCCCTTGTCGCGCCGGTTGTGTGGGTTGGGTTGGAGTGTTGGCGGAACTACTTTGCGACCGGGATCTCCGCTGCAATGCTCGGGCACACTGTCGTCGATGTTCCCGCATTGATTCAAATCGCAGATCTGTTCGGCTCCTACGGCGTCAGTTTCCTGATCGTGTCGATCAACGTCGCCATTTTGTCGATTCTGACGAGAATCACTGCCCCGGACACCCCGTGGTTTGTCCCCTGTGCGACGGGGGTGGGTCTACTGTTGGCGACGCTTGTTTACGGTCACCATCGCTTGGGCGAGACGCCAACCGACGAGCTTGCGACGTTTGCGCTGATCCAAAGAAGCGAACAAGTGGAGTACCAACAGGACGCTCGCCGCGAAGATGAGATCTATCGAAACTATGCGGGTGAATCGATTCGTTCGCTCGAACAATCCCGCACAGCGGTAGACGTGGTCGTCTGGCCCGAGTCCATGTTCACCGGCGGATTGCCTTGGATGATGATGGACACGGACGCCATCGTTCCGCCTCAATTTCCTGGGCCGCCATCCGATTTCCCGAGTGCCGTGGAAGGGAATCGCAGGTACTTTCTTGATCGCACAGGCGATGTCATGAACCTGCTGGAGTCAGCGAATCCCTCGCATGCAGCACCGCACTTGGTGGTCGGTTGTGGGGTGGTTCATTATGGCGATGTGCCGAGCGTTTATAGCGGCATGATTCATGTTGCACCGGTTTCGGAGTCGTCGCCAGAAGTAAAACAGTGGTACGGCAAGAATCATTTGGTCATGTTTGGCGAATATGTTCCACTGATTCATGCGATTCCTGGGCTTCGGTCGCTTGTCCCCGATGGGTTGATGGTCACACCTGGGGACGGACCGACCGTGTTTGAGGTGGACGGAACGAATGTGTTGCCGCTGATTTGCATCGAAACCGCGGTCGAACGAGTCGCAGTCGATCATCTCCGTCGCTTGCGAGCCGAACAGACACCAACCGATGTGATCGTCACCGTCACCAACGATGGTTGGTTCGATGATTCGAGCGTGATCGAGCATCATCTCCGCTGTGCTCAAATGATCGCCGTCGGAACCCGCCGACCGGTGCTGTCGTCAGCCAACAATGGCCCAACGGCTTGGATCGACAGTTGCGGCCGAGTCGTTGAAGGATTGTCGATCGGAAGCAACGGAGCCGTCATCGCAACCCCGCTTCGCGACGCTCGGGTATCGATCTATTCGCGAATCGGGGACCTCCCTGCGAAAGGGTTCGCGCTGCTGTGCCTGATGCCGGTGTTGGGAGCCGCCGTCGCACGCGTGCGCAAGGGCGAATTCAAGTTGCGTCCAACCCTTTTGTAATCACTCGAGGATCAAGCGGAAAATAAGTGGCACGGGCTTCCAGCCTGCGATGGGAAAAACACAGGCTGGAAGCCTGTGCTACATTGCAAATCTGACACTTGTTTTCCGCTCGATGCGAACACTTTACAGCACCGATTTTAACAAACCGACGAGCTGACGCGAAAGCTGGGCCAATCGCTTCTGTCCCAATTGGTTGTAGAACGCCTTGAGGACCGCGGCGGCGTGAGCTTCGTCGAGATGCGTGACCAGTTGTGGGATCACTTCGTCGACGACGCTTGTGTCCGCCGGATGCGTGTTTCCGGTGTAGACGCATGCATACCCGTCGACCGAATCGCCGAGCAATTCACGCGTGTACTCCACTGCGGCAGCCATGGACTCCTCTTTCAACCGATGCGGGGTTCGCCAATCGTAGGGTGGATCCCACTCTTGAACCGGACGTAACAAGTCGATGTGAGTCAGTACGGCGATCACCTTGGGCGGTCGCAGTTGCTTGTTTGTTTTGTAGTACTCCGAGAACTGCTGTACCATCTTGACATCCGCTTGGCGCGCCGGGGCATTTGCAGCGAGCACCAGCAAAACGATATCGGCGGCCACGACCGCGGTTCGAATTTCGCCTGCCTGTGCGGCGGACGTATCTGCTTCGCTGTAGCCGGGGGTGTCAAGCAGTGTGAGCTGATTGGTCGATTCGGGAAGCGAAAACTGATAACGTCCGACTTCGCGAGTTTTCGGCATCACACTGGTAGCGGCCAATGGGTCATGCGTTAACGCATTGATCAAACTGGACTTTCCCGCCTTGACTTGCCCCATCACGGCAATCGTCGTTTCGGCGTCTTCGAGCTTCAAGAACGCGTCAGCATCCCCACCACCGACATGAATGCCGCTTGCCATTGCTCCAAACTTCGATCGATAGACTTTCGACCCCGCTCTCAGCCGACCGCTATACATCTCGATCAAATAATAACCGAGCTGTCGAAGGTATCGCTGATAGAAGCTGCGCACCAATTCGTTCTGGAGCTGTACGACCACTTGCCCCGATTTGCGCCACAAAGGATACGCC is part of the Novipirellula artificiosorum genome and harbors:
- a CDS encoding serine/threonine protein kinase; translated protein: MTSPEFLGPYRIGETLGRGGMGAVYSGVHAKTGEKVAVKLISQHIADEPRFRRRFAAEVETLKRLRHKGIVRLVGYGEEEGQLFYSMELVEGESLQQRIRREKKIDWQSTIDIAIEICSALKHAHDIGVIHRDLKPANLLLTLDHSIKLVDFGIAKLFGFGEQTLAGSVLGTADYMAPEQADSHGVTVRTDLYALGSVMYAMLTGRPPFKGKNVTAVIKALRTDPVTPLDLVDPSLPDALVELVHQLLEKDPADRPPTALSVMNRLKAMRAGLQREQTMRLDSSKTRSDEGLESSMQRNALDTNSNRSNPTDNASTNNATTGHDQGVTPVVNNGGAAHPGANAAVTVNSRNTDATVRPDDEDFEASPVAAPEPTEIKTHFQSVDAGHDPSRRPIAADATPADRWKTAISVSSMAAVLIACAILFLKATQQPSADDLYQAIESKRDSGDLLQAQSEIDLFLRRFPEDPRSDLVQQFDDSLHLQRVLRRLDVQNKLGITPLTAVEQGFVDAMKGREQDPHHARERLKQWLAIYDSDTIQKEDSLQQMIHLAKSEFDQLEKRSPQVYVDPRATELINRIEEILSKAPAETSRTTLEGIVDLHADQPWAAPAVEQAKRGLEQLREED
- the lnt gene encoding apolipoprotein N-acyltransferase, whose amino-acid sequence is MNAIQSIFRSQSSRGRFALACLSLLLLWLAQPPLKLWPLAMVALVPLLSWIATLTTLCRRDVFAIWAVSACYWMVSLQGIRHAHPIMYVSLILLAAYLGVYVPLFVLLCRRLLRLHLPLALVAPVVWVGLECWRNYFATGISAAMLGHTVVDVPALIQIADLFGSYGVSFLIVSINVAILSILTRITAPDTPWFVPCATGVGLLLATLVYGHHRLGETPTDELATFALIQRSEQVEYQQDARREDEIYRNYAGESIRSLEQSRTAVDVVVWPESMFTGGLPWMMMDTDAIVPPQFPGPPSDFPSAVEGNRRYFLDRTGDVMNLLESANPSHAAPHLVVGCGVVHYGDVPSVYSGMIHVAPVSESSPEVKQWYGKNHLVMFGEYVPLIHAIPGLRSLVPDGLMVTPGDGPTVFEVDGTNVLPLICIETAVERVAVDHLRRLRAEQTPTDVIVTVTNDGWFDDSSVIEHHLRCAQMIAVGTRRPVLSSANNGPTAWIDSCGRVVEGLSIGSNGAVIATPLRDARVSIYSRIGDLPAKGFALLCLMPVLGAAVARVRKGEFKLRPTLL
- a CDS encoding GTPase family protein; this encodes MESRLKRLRKSLLPSISPRIAVLFLLWTLPLLCYVGMGLVAVYQTGWLKWIVATLPLFWISAWLVGKCWPRPRLNRVAAGKPLKAADFWTPTDTDAIAVVEQFRTEVDDVNSHTLADFNRFVSDARILAERLASHYHAGVGDNLLHPLTLVEILSVIHMAVEDLESWVLENVPGGDMATMGQLTQVPTFATHFDTAQKIVYVASAILNPTKLLAYPLWRKSGQVVVQLQNELVRSFYQRYLRQLGYYLIEMYSGRLRAGSKVYRSKFGAMASGIHVGGGDADAFLKLEDAETTIAVMGQVKAGKSSLINALTHDPLAATSVMPKTREVGRYQFSLPESTNQLTLLDTPGYSEADTSAAQAGEIRTAVVAADIVLLVLAANAPARQADVKMVQQFSEYYKTNKQLRPPKVIAVLTHIDLLRPVQEWDPPYDWRTPHRLKEESMAAAVEYTRELLGDSVDGYACVYTGNTHPADTSVVDEVIPQLVTHLDEAHAAAVLKAFYNQLGQKRLAQLSRQLVGLLKSVL